One segment of Bacteroides caecimuris DNA contains the following:
- a CDS encoding carbohydrate-binding family 9-like protein, whose protein sequence is MKVKKISAANVEACSLPKLFDEEKIDFQSIQCVNWAEYPYKPKVNFRIAHTQNSILLHFKVKEESVRAKYGKDNGSVWTDSCVEFFSIPAGDGIYYNIECNCIGTILVGAGPVRNNREHAPKEVTALVQRWSSLGNQPFAERIGETDWEVALIIPYSVFFKHQIDSLDGKEIKANFYKCGDELQTPHFLSWNPIQIEQPDFHRPDFFGTLEFE, encoded by the coding sequence ATGAAAGTAAAGAAAATTAGTGCGGCTAACGTGGAGGCTTGTTCGCTTCCTAAACTATTCGATGAAGAAAAAATAGATTTTCAGTCGATTCAGTGTGTCAATTGGGCTGAATATCCTTACAAACCTAAAGTGAATTTTCGAATTGCTCACACACAGAACTCGATTTTGCTACATTTTAAAGTGAAAGAGGAGAGTGTACGTGCCAAGTATGGAAAAGATAACGGTTCTGTATGGACTGACTCCTGCGTGGAATTCTTTTCCATACCTGCAGGTGACGGGATCTATTATAATATAGAATGCAATTGCATCGGAACTATTCTGGTGGGTGCCGGACCTGTGCGTAACAACCGCGAACATGCACCGAAAGAGGTGACTGCTCTTGTACAACGCTGGTCTAGTCTGGGTAATCAGCCTTTTGCTGAACGCATCGGTGAAACGGACTGGGAAGTGGCCCTTATTATTCCGTATTCTGTGTTCTTTAAGCACCAGATTGATTCGCTCGACGGAAAGGAGATAAAAGCTAATTTCTATAAATGTGGCGATGAATTGCAGACCCCTCATTTCCTTTCATGGAATCCGATACAGATTGAACAGCCGGATTTCCACCGCCCTGATTTCTTCGGAACGTTGGAGTTTGAATAG